AATGAAGGCGCAGGCCTTTACGGGAGGTTTGCTGGGAGGTTTGTCGGTCAATCAGATCGACGGTGATGAATATGCCGGATACGATAAAGCCGGTATTGTTTTTGGAGGATGGGTGCGCACCAATACAACAGGGCCTTTTCAGGTGCAGGGCGAAATACGTTATTTTGGAAAGGGTGCAGGCAACCGGGCCAATCCCGATCAGCCCGACAGGTATTACAGGGTGCGGCTGCGTTATATTGAAGTTCCTGTGCTTTTACGGTATACTGTCTCATCGCGTATTCCTTTGGGGTTGGGTCTTTCAGCCGGGTATCTTGCAGAGGCAAAAGAAGATCTTACCGGCGACGGATATATTGATCCGGTGCGAAAATTCAGGAGATTAGAACTGGCAGGACAGGCAACGGCAGGGTATGACTTTTCTTCCCATATAACAGGGGAGATACGTTTTTCGTACAGTCTGATTCCTGTAAGGGATCATCCGGGCGGGCAGACTTTTCTGGGTAACCTGGGTCAGTATAACAATAACCTGTCGTTTTGTATTCTTTATATGCTGGGAGGAAGAAGGTGATGAACGATAACCGCCATGTTCGGCTACTGATAGGTATTACTGGTGCCAGCGGAAGCATCTATGCAAAAAAATTGCTGGAAAGAATTGCCAACATGCCGGACAAACCGGAACAGACCGCGGTTATCTTCAGCGAAGCAGGT
This is a stretch of genomic DNA from Bacteroidales bacterium. It encodes these proteins:
- a CDS encoding PorT family protein, with product MPERKVLLWLLFLSFVPFQMKAQAFTGGLLGGLSVNQIDGDEYAGYDKAGIVFGGWVRTNTTGPFQVQGEIRYFGKGAGNRANPDQPDRYYRVRLRYIEVPVLLRYTVSSRIPLGLGLSAGYLAEAKEDLTGDGYIDPVRKFRRLELAGQATAGYDFSSHITGEIRFSYSLIPVRDHPGGQTFLGNLGQYNNNLSFCILYMLGGRR